In a genomic window of Hippoglossus stenolepis isolate QCI-W04-F060 chromosome 15, HSTE1.2, whole genome shotgun sequence:
- the LOC118121729 gene encoding heart- and neural crest derivatives-expressed protein 1: MNLIGGYQHHHHLMHEPFPFVQRCHQDAPYFQSWVVNHGEVPQDFQIQAPYPAAELGAPGATHDARLEGLQAGMGKRRASGPKKERRRTESINTAFAELRECIPNVPADTKLSKIKTLRLATSYIAYLMDVLAKDSGETEGFKAEIKKFETRDLKRKRELTDGLQDSLGAEKKVKGRTGWPQQVWALELNQ; the protein is encoded by the exons CCACCACCTGATGCACGAACCCTTCCCCTTCGTCCAGCGGTGCCACCAGGACGCGCCGTACTTCCAGAGCTGGGTGGTGAACCACGGCGAGGTGCCCCAGGACTTCCAGATCCAGGCGCCCTACCCGGCCGCGGAGCTCGGGGCGCCCGGAGCGACGCACGACGCGCGGCTCGAGGGGCTCCAGGCGGGCATGGGGAAGAGGAGAGCGTCGGGGCCGAAGAAGGAGCGTCGGAGGACGGAGAGCATCAACACAGCCTTCGCCGAGCTGCGGGAGTGTATCCCCAACGTCCCGGCGGACACGAAACTGTCAAAAATCAAAACTTTACGCCTGGCGACCAGTTACATCGCCTACCTGATGGACGTCCTGGCCAAAGACTCCGGGGAGACGGAGGGCTTTAAGGCCGAGATTAAGAAATTTGAAACCCGGGATCTGAAAAGGAAACGAGAGCTG ACCGACGGCCTGCAGGACTCTTTAGGAGCCGAGAAGAAGGTGAAGGGCCGCACCGGCTGGCCGCAGCAGGTCTGGGCCCTGGAGCTCAACCAGTga
- the sap30l gene encoding histone deacetylase complex subunit SAP30L has translation MNGFSTEEDSHDGPPAPPFYGQSCCLIEDGERCGRSAGNASFSKRIQKSISQKKLKLDIDKSVRHLYICEFHKNFIQSVRNKRKRKTSDDGGESPDHDVEVPEVDLFQLQVNTLRRYKRHYKLQTRPGLNKAQLAETVSRHFRNIPVNEKETLTYFIYMVKSSKSRLDQKGDGGKPLD, from the exons ATGAACGGGTTCAGCACGGAGGAGGACAGCCACGACGGACCGCCCGCGCCGCCGTTCTACGGGCAGAGCTGCTGCCTGATCGAGGACGGGGAGCGCTGCGGCCGCTCCGCTGGAAACGCCTCCTTCAGCAAGCGGATCCAGAAGAGCATCTCCCAGAAGAAGCTGAAGCTGGACATCGACAAGAGC GTGCGACACCTCTACATCTGTGAGTTCCACAAGAACTTCATCCAGAGCGTCCgcaacaagaggaagaggaagaccagTGACGATGGAGGAGAATCTCCGGATCATGACGTGGAGGTGCCTGAG GTCGACCTTTTCCAGCTGCAGGTGAACACGTTGAGACGCTACAAGCGACACTACAAGCTGCAGACCAGACCTGGACTCAACAAGGCCCAACTGGCAGAG ACGGTGAGTCGTCACTTCAGGAATATCCCCGTGAACGAGAAGGAGACGCTGACGTACTTCATTTACATGGTGAAGAGCAGCAAGAGCCGCTTGGACCAGAAAGGAGACGGCGGCAAACCGTTGGACTAA